A single Anopheles arabiensis isolate DONGOLA chromosome 2, AaraD3, whole genome shotgun sequence DNA region contains:
- the LOC120895557 gene encoding uncharacterized protein LOC120895557: MAMSKVIRLCGRHLRHWSSQPSRTATTVSGAFVTSPEVRRLSTGDLLQEKLATKSVQRHDWNRAVSEAEKIVGYPTSFLSLRWLLSDEIANVALHLRKLVGSNHPLLKAANGRSQTPQLFYT; this comes from the exons ATGGCTATGAGTAAAGTGATACGACTGTGCGGTCGCCATCTTAGGCACTGGTCCAGTCAGCCGTCCCGTACAGCGACCACCGTATCCGGTGCGTTCGTCACATCGCCAGAGGTTCGTCGCCTGAGCACCGGTGATCTGCTGCAGGAAAAGTTGGCCACCAAGAGCGTGCAGCGGCATGACTGGAATCGGGCCGTCAGCGAGGCGGAGAAGATCGTCGGCTATCCGACCTCGTTCCTCAGCCTCCGGTGGCTGCTGAGCGACGAGATCGCGAACGTGGCGCTGCATCTGCGGAAGCTGGTCGGCAGCAATCATCCGTTGCTGAAAGCTGCCAA CGGTCGCTCCCAGACACCCCAGCTTTTCTATACTTAA
- the LOC120895556 gene encoding all trans-polyprenyl-diphosphate synthase PDSS2-like — protein sequence MAMSKVIRLCGRHLRHWSSQPSRTATTVSGAFVTSPEVRRLSTGDLLQEKLATKSVQRHDWNRAVSEAEKIVGYPTSFLSLRWLLSDEIANVALHLRKLVGSNHPLLKAAKTLIYNDKNQQAWGLIVLLVSKAAGHLDNIPDMEQDKSAGVLHSQRALAEVTEMIRTSHLVHQGMLNLQSYDNAGNDLSGDSDMIFGNKIALLGGDYLLANASQQVATLRNQDLNMLISSAFRDLAESNFIGERDEQNNPLPTKPGTQLKELATDLNSLEDLGFGDLEDNTEPMKIDGVVGHPEKEWSLRHVLGGGSLLGKACMAALMLGGHPKPLQKQGYVFGKHLALAWQACIDMQPFLLPTLPLGAQFSLVSAPVLFHLEHDVALYEEIEKGSRSIHNIDYTKVHQAVLNGPGLERTKILQRKHSLVALKVLDELPSTDARTALQNIIIAMQEL from the exons ATGGCTATGAGTAAAGTGATACGACTGTGCGGTCGCCATCTTAGGCACTGGTCCAGTCAGCCGTCCCGTACAGCGACCACCGTATCCGGTGCGTTCGTCACATCGCCAGAGGTTCGTCGCCTGAGCACCGGTGATCTGCTGCAGGAAAAGTTGGCCACCAAGAGCGTGCAGCGGCATGACTGGAATCGGGCCGTCAGCGAGGCGGAGAAGATCGTCGGCTATCCGACCTCGTTCCTCAGCCTCCGGTGGCTGCTGAGCGACGAGATCGCGAACGTGGCGCTGCATCTGCGGAAGCTGGTCGGCAGCAATCATCCGTTGCTGAAAGCTGCCAA AACGCTGATCTACAACGACAAAAACCAGCAGGCATGGGGACTGATCGTGCTGCTCGTTTCGAAGGCGGCCGGCCACCTAGACAACATCCCCGACATGGAGCAGGACAAGAGTGCCGGCGTGCTACACTCCCAGCGCGCACTGGCCGAGGTGACGGAGATGATCCGGACCTCGCACCTGGTCCACCAGGGCATGCTGAACCTGCAGTCGTACGACAATGCGGGCAACGATCTGAGCGGCGACAGTGACATGATCTTCGGCAACAAGATCGCCCTGCTCGGTGGGGACTATCTGCTGGCGAACGCTTCTCAGCAGGTGGCCACATTAAG AAACCAGGACCTAAACATGCTCATCTCGTCCGCGTTCCGCGATCTGGCCGAGTCGAACTTTATCGGCGAGCGGGACGAGCAGAACAATCCACTGCCGACCAAACCGGGCACCCAGCTGAAGGAGCTGGCGACCGATTTGAACAGTCTGGAAGATTTGGGCTTCGGCGATCTGGAGGACAACACCGAACCGATGAAGATTGACGGGGTGGTGGGGCATCCGGAGAAGGAGTGGTCGCTCCGGCACGTGCTCGGCGGTGGCAGTCTGCTGGGGAAGGCCTGCATGGCCGCCCTGATGCTCGGTGGCCATCCGAAGCCGCTCCAGAAGCAGGGCTACGTGTTCGGCAAGCATCTGGCGCTGGCCTGGCAAGCATGCATCGATATGCAGCCGTTCCTGCTGCCGACGCTGCCGTTAG GTGCACAGTTCAGTCTGGTGTCCGCTCCGGTACTGTTCCACCTGGAGCATGACGTTGCGCTGTACGAGGAGATCGAGAAGGGCAGCCGATCGATCCACAACATCGACTACACCAAAGTGCACCAGGCGGTCCTGAACGGACCGGGGCTGGAGAGGACAAAGATCCTGCAGCGCAAGCACAGCCTGGTGGCGTTGAAGGTGCTGGACGAGCTGCCGTCCACCGACGCCCGGACAGCGCTGCAGAACATCATCATAGCCATGCAGGAGCTGTAG